The Corythoichthys intestinalis isolate RoL2023-P3 chromosome 2, ASM3026506v1, whole genome shotgun sequence DNA segment aaagaaagaaagaaagaaagaaagaaagaaagaaagaaagaaagaaagaaagaaagaaagaaagaaagaaagaaagaaagaaaacatcaaatcaGACCTAATTTTCATACAAATATTGTATTATTTGTGTACCATTTCCGACTTTCCCTGTTgtttgctgccccctgctggATGACAgctaataagaaaacaaatcaaaaCCGTAAAACTCAGTCACCGAAGTCAGTGCAGCgtgccttcttcacaaattttgcaaagaaggcaccGACTACAAAACAAATTAGGACTTGGCACCAAAAATTTCAAGAAATTTCAGCGAGTGGCAAGAGCTCGAATACCGACTCATTTTTGCAGAGTCACAGGCGACGCATTTACATTTATGAGaatctgtcatagaaccaacaaatatttgtacttttctttttaaatttaaccaataaaacttatgaccttcaacataaagtgtatttcgtttcattaagatccatcaagtagtttccgagatatgagcatttagaatggggtcaaccattttggaacaccctgtatttaGACAtatagtatacagtggggcaaataagtgtttagtcaagttctcccacttgaaaatgttagagaggcctgtaattgtcaacatgggtaaacctcaaccatgagaaacagaatgtgggggaaaaaaagaaaaaaaaaagaaaatcacagtttgatttttaaagaatttatttgcaaatcatggtggaaaataagaatttggtcaataccaaaagttaatctcagtactttgttatgtaccctttgttggcaataacggaggccaaacgttttctgtaactcttcacaagcttttcacacactgttgctggtatttttgcccattcctccatgcagatctcctctagagaagtgatgttttggggctgtcgttgggtaacacggactttcaactccctccaaagattttctatggggttgagatctggagactggctaggccactccaggaccttgaaatgcttcttacgaagccactcctttgttgccctggctgtgtgtttggaatcattgtcatgctgaaagacccagccacgtctcatcttcaataacctTGCTGGaacgagattttcactcaaaatctctcgataaatggccccattcgttctttcctttacgcagatcagtcgtcctggtccttttgcaaaaaaacagccccaaagcatgatgtttccacccccatgcttcacagtgggtatgatgttcttcggatgcaattcagtattctttctcctccaaacacgagaacctgtgtttctaccgaaaagttctattttggtttcatctgaccataacacattctcccagtcctcttctggatcatccaaatgctctctagcgagccgcagacgggcctggacgtgtactggcttcagcagggggacacgtctggcagtgtaggatttgagtccatggcagcgcattgtgttactgatagtagcctttgttactgtggtcccagctctctgtaggtcattcactaggtccccccgtgtggttctgggatttttgctcaccgttcttgttatcattttgacgccacggggtgagatcttgcatggagccccagattgagggagattatcagtggtcttgtatgtcttccattttctaataattgctcccacagttgatttctttacaccaagtgttttacctattgcagattaagtcttcccagcctggtgcaggtctacaattttgtctctggtgtctttcgacagctctttggtcttggccatagtggaatttggagtgtgactgactgagcttgtggacaggtgtcttttatactaataatgagttaaaataggtgccattaatacaggtaacgagtggcgcctcgttagacctcattagaagaagttagacctctttgacagccagaaatcttgcttgtttgtaggtgaccaaatacttattttccactctaatttggaaataaattctttacaaatcaaacaatgtgattttcgggtttttttcccctacattctatctctcatggttgaggtttacccatgttgacaattacaggcctctctaatcttttcaagtaggagaacttgcacaattggtggttgactaaatacttatttgccccactgtatatacacatagtCATGGATGAAATTCATGAAGGAAATACACTTTTTACTcagggatttttttatttattattttttttatttaatctttattttatctggcagtctcattgagattaatatctcttttacaagagaggcctgagcacaaagacacacacaaatatcaaacaacacaaaatacactaacggaaacagttacaataatcagtaaaaacatcagacaaaagaGATTTATAAATTACCAAAATGGATGATTGACTGTAGTTTAAGAGTAGATTGCAATTTGTTCCATTTAAGAGGAGCATAATAGCTAAAGCCAGTTCTGCCAACATTAGCGCGTGTGAGTGGAATGTTTAGGGTTAAGAAGTTGGAAATCGTGTTTTGTAGTTACTGGATTTGAATGTCAGGAGAGATGTGAGGTAGTTAGGAAGTTTGCACGGTAAAGCCTTATTGATGAAATGACATGATGTGGATATTTCTTCTTGACTGAAGTGAAGACCAAGCAACGTTTTGATAAAGGGTAAAATGATGAGTGCAGAAATTGTCATTGGTGATGAAACGTAGTGCACTGTGATAGACCGGGTTTAACTGTTGAAGAGTTGATGGAGCTGCATGACAGTACAGGATGTCCCCATAATCAAGAACAGAAACAAAAGAAGATAACACAATGGTTTTTCAGTCAGAAGTTGACAAACAGCCTTTGATTCTAAACAGGAAGCAAAGTTTGAATTTAAATTTACGGATTAGATGATGAATATGAGTTTTGAATAAATTATTGTTAATCCAAATTCCTAAGTATTTGTATGAATCAGTGAGAGTAATCTGAGTACCATTTTGGGATTTGATTCCAGGTAAGTCATTGTCAGTATTAATGGTGGAAGTGGAGAAAACCATGTATTTCGTTTTTTCAGCATTTAAAACTAATCTGTGGTTATGAAGAGATATTTGTAAACAATCAAAATCAGTctgtaaattaattaattaattaatgcaaTTACGAAAGAAAATGGCTCTGGTACTGGGTGCCTTGAAAGTGTGCATGGAGTCATGAAATCTggagaatatatatatttaaaaaaagtgctGCAATGTATGACCAGAAAATGTATGGTCAGAAAAGTAGGTCTATGTCAGAGATCATGCGTGTTCCAAAAACCGAGGCAGTTCCAGCagtgaatatggcaaaataaaataGAGTAGCTTTGGCCAATGTCAAGAaagttactgcatatgaaaagcAGTAATATagatatcaaatataaaacGCTAGATGTCTAGTGCGCGCTGTGAAGACGGCGTCGTCACTCGTCGGCATTTTCCGTTGGTGCCTTtggataaacattaaaagcactcCTTCAAAGACACGTTTGCTGCATATACGTATAAATTTAGAATAGTTTCTCAAAAAATAACCCGAATAATGGCCCTGTTAATACGGTTTGTGGTTAACTAAAACATttagaaattcattcgcttaaaTTTCGCAAAGAACGTCATCGAGTTCTCCGACGCAAGATGGCCGCAAGTTACTTACGCCAAATCCAATCTTTCTAaccttatatatattatatctgTGAACGGAACATTTTAATACTCGGGAAACCGGATGCGCGTACAATTTGTGTGACACCGAGTGGAAAAATTATGCTGGTGTCACATTGAAAACTATCGTCTCGTTGAGGACGGACATTTTCATTTGCTTTAAAGTGAAGTACTGGGTGAGGCCTGGCATAAATACACCTGCGCCGTCGACATACGTATGAATAATACTTTATTGTGAACTTTTGACCCATCTCTTAAAATCAAGAGCTACCATAAGGGTTAGTAGCCAGGAGACACCATTCGGCCATTTTCAGAGATAAGATCAGAATGCATGAAATGTAAATGCAAGTTTGCGACTAATTGTAATTTTCTGTCCATCGGCATACTTAATCATTTTTTAGGTGACACGTAACGACATAAAAGCCGACGTTTCTTATCAAATTCTAAGTTCTTTCAAGTTATATTCGACGCTACAAGGCGTCAGTATTTTCAGGCGTAATCAATTTTCGGACGTTTGCGTAGATATTCACTGTTTACTTAATGGTTAACATTCCACAGGACATTTGACTCGGAAATCCATTCCCTGATGACTCGACTTTGATGCTGTCCAACAATGTTTAAACTCCTCCATCGTATCCGTTTACTGCACAAGCCAACTTGTAAGTGTGGAGTtacttatgttatgttatgttgtcCGCATTTGGAGAATTAATGTACTCTGCCGTGAACATGACGTCTGGTGTCATTTCTTCATAGTTGGAGACATTCTAAGTGGATGTATGCGGCCAGCAACTACTGCGTACAACTCACCATGCAGTAAAACACCCCGGCACTACTCAACAGCAGCCGACAATAGATATCCACCTCGATGGGTCCAGCTGGAACCTGAGCTCGATGAGGCGCTTGTGCCACGTAAACTGTCAGTAAGTCCTCTGGAGACCTGGCTCTCCCTGCGTTATTCCCTTCCTCCCCTGCCGGAGTTGGCCCTGCCAAAACAGGAGCACTCAGACCTGCTAGAGGAGAAAGTGCTACCACCCATGGGCATTGCTGATTTTGAGGATGGAGATAGCCCGGCGATGCCCCTCAGTTGTAAAAATGACCTGGAGATTCGGCGGCGCAAGATGAATCGGCACAAATACAAGAAGCTGCGGAAACGGACTAAATTCTTGAGGAGGCGAGTGCAGGAGAGCAGGGGCAAAAAGAAGCAGGTATGTTTTTGAGATGGGTGGAtgtctatttttggtcatttaaaaaacgtATCCCCATAAAGACTGGCATCCAAACGCGTGGACATCAATCACATTTTAAGTCATGTAgaccacaatattaacatttggtgttGTACAAGTGTAGCCTACGTAAGAGGTGTCAATCTCATTTGGTTCGCAGGCCACATTCAAGGCAATTATATCTCATGTGGGCTGGATCACtttattttttgccaaataAGATAACTCAGTGGCGGCCCTCTCCTTgtccaaatggattagatgtctagcgctgtcaaaggGACTGAAATATGACTGCCAGGGGGATAATCCTCCAAGTTTGTTAACTGGACTTCTATCGTTGTCAGCGGAAGCCAAAGAGTTAAATTTGGGTGAGCTGGGTAATTTATGGGTACTCACTGGTCACTCTGTATATTTTGCGGTATCTCTGTCACTTCCTGACTATATATTttggttcatttcctgttgattttggggcatttccaggttacttcctgttgattttgggtcacctcctgttggtttcggggcattttagggtcacttattTGTTAATTCATTGGTTGCCCctgacggtgctagatgtcaattctattttgacagggagggggcgaatgaatgaatgtgactGCGGACACAAAAGTAAGTCAATTGTAGATATGCACAAATATCTGGTTTTTAAGGTGCCAATGTCAAAACAtcagcatgttattttgtatatgtacagtatgaatgacctacaacatgcctgtcaggcagaacaacccCGCAGGCCAAATTGGACCCCGTGGTGGGCTGCTTCTGGCCCGAGGACCtctggcctacatgacccaaaatgttatGTTCCCATATGTGAATGTCTCAATTATACAGTAATTTATTTTATGATTCATTGCTAAccaatgaataaatatatatttttaaaaattgtaatataaaatacatttttttaaaaagaaatacacTCCGGTTATTGCCCCCAATAACACTCTAGAGCtgataaataataattgaaatttgcctggtacaccagactcaccgctgttccagctattgagtctggccaccattcagcagatacaatttccagggcggagcaagccacagcaaacagacagcggagtggaccagtcagcgacgggcagacgtgacgttagtaaaacgacgagggcaggacgagggacttgcgcggggAAGTAAACATATGAGGAGAGCCGAGTttgttcaacatggctagcgcgagacagactgttgtcaatgactcgtgtcgatgtgtttttggtcatttaaaactgattttactgtggattggaacatattctcggctctcctgttcaccatctgtgttgtggcgacaactttcgacgcgcaacagtgacgttgctcgttaagcacacgtcacgcaaataaacgaatctgatttgtcgattgattttgtacctgctcgagaggctgttaatgggctgggtcccagacttttctctcagtgtttgaaaaatacagggagaacagtctggccgtgccaggcaaaattGAAATAGCATTaagaactttttcaaaacgcatTCCCTTTTTgttcttaaaataaaaatggataaTCATTTTCAATGATTTCATATTTTGTATTGAAGCAATTAAACAAAAATACGATTTTCTATTTTACCCTTTTTGGTGGGGGGTAAAAAGGGTGGAggcaaaacaaacatttaaaaaccttaaaaataatatttaccatTATCTCTTTGCCTACCATTGACAACTATAGATGtgaaattcatttaaactgagaggactggctgtgaatgctcacgtTTCAGTGCGGTCACTAGCTGTCAGCtgctcccagtcaaattggattggatgtctagcacagtcaatagcagccaatgatttaagTGATTCATCTAACGGCAGTTTTCTTCTTTCAGAAACGTTTTGAGGACGACCTGCAAAGGATCTGGAGGCGGGCCGGATTGAAGAAGGCTCCAGAGGGATGGGAAACACCCAAGATCTTCATTAAACAACACGGGAACAGGAAGAACTGAGTCATTTTGTGGCCCAATCTGTTCACACTGGATGGGTTTTCTTCccatattctttgtttttgttgttttatcaatgATTTCTCAACATTTGAGCACATGTGCAGTCTCATCTCAGtgctgcacttttttttgttgaaccgGCGCAGTTCCTCCACGATACTGTAGATGGCGGTGTTGGCAGTCTAGAAGTTATTGCTAAATAAAACAGTCTATGGAAAAGATTGTGTGATTTAATAAACGTTCAGATAATAATCGCTCACAACATAAACCTCAAAAGTGCGttgatttaactcattggcttccattgacggtgctagacattcCATTTCGACTGGGATTATTGGCAGGGAACAGTTGCTTCAACTCAGCCCTCccagtaaaaatgtattggacgtctagcgctgtctggCACTAAAACgaccattcacagccagtcccccaggtttaaatgaattggttgTCCATCCTTGTCAACTGCGGGCTttgagttatatatatatatatatatatatatatatatatatatatatatatatatatgtataagggCTGTCAACATTATCGcggtaacgggcggtaattaattttttaaattaatcacgttaaaatatttgacgcaattaacgcacatgccccgctcaaacattaaaatgacagcacagtgaaatgtgtacttgtgtatttcggagttttgtcgccctctgctggcgcttgggtgagactgattttataggtttcagcacccatgagcattgtgtaagtattggcatcaacaatggagtgctactagtttattttttgattgaaaattttacaaattttttaaaaacgaaaacattaagaggggttttaatataaaatataacttgtactaacatttatcttttaagaactacacttctttctatccatggatcgctttaacagaatgttaataatggtaatgccatcttgttgatttgttataataaagaaatgcagtacttatgtaccgtatgttgaatgtatatatccatcttgtgtcttatctttccattccaacaataatttccagaaaaaaatggcatatagatggtttgaattgcgattaattacgattaatttttaagctgtaatgaactcgcttaaaatttttaatcgtttgacaccttatatgtgtgtgtatatatatatataatatacatacacacacattaaaaACGAGTGTTATTGGGGCCCATAACGTTCATTTCATTTgtgttactgtattttttttgcctattatttaaaatgtaaaaataatagATTAAAATAGTGTTTATTGTATACAAAATGTTTTACTGTATCCACATGACCTCTCGTGATATCCACGTACTGTATGTGGACCTCATGTCTTAAAGTGATTGTGTAACGACCCGGAGGTTTGCTCCAGGACCTGAGACAAAGCAAGAGGAGGCTTGACAAAGCTTTTCAGTTCACACACctgtttaataaaacaaaaatcaaaacaagACGAGGGTGCATCGATCCCAGGTTGGGCAGGGCTCTGTGGTGTTCGTACCCCCCCTGGAAGGACAGCCGTGCTTTTGGCCCAACACAGCAATCCAACACTGCAAGCAAAAAAACCCACAAATCCACGCGATCAGGCCTTCAGGTCTCTCATAGATTGAGTCTCAAGTTCCCGCTGGGGTCACCCTCAAAAAGTCtcttaaaagttaaaattaaaaaaaaaaaaaagtcacttaaaaaggttaaaataaaatttttaaaaaaaaaataaataaataaataaaaaggtgtatatatacagtgccttgcaaaagtattcggcccccttgaaccttgcaaactttcgccacatttcaggcttcaaacaaagatataaaattttaattttttgtcaagaatcaacaacaagtgggacacaatcgtgaagtggaacaaaatttattggataatttaaacttttttaacaaaaaactgaaaagtggggcgtgcaatattattcggcccccttgcgttaatactttgtagcaccaccttttgctccaattacagctgcaagtcgcttggggtatgtttctatcagttttgcacatcgagagactgacattcttgcccattcttccttgcaaaacagctcgagctcagtgaggttggatggagagtgtttgtgaacagcagtcttcagctctttccacagattctcgattggattcaggtctggactttgacttggccattctaacacctggatacgtttattttttaaccattccattgtagatttggctttatgttttggatcattgtcctgttggaagataactctccgtcccagtctcaggtcttgtgcagataccaacaggttttcttccagaatgttcctgtatttggctgcatccatcttcccgtcaattttaaccatcttccctgtccctgctgaagaaaagcaggcccaaaccatgatgctgccaccaccatgtttgacagtggggatggtgtgttcaaggtgatgagctgtgttgcttttacgccaaacatatccttttgcattgtggccaaaaagttcaattttggtttcatctgaccagagcaccttcttccacatgtttagtgtgtctcccaggtggcttgtggcaaacattaaacaagactttttatgggtatctttgagaaatggctttcttcctgccactcttccataaaggccagatttgtgcagcgtacaactgattgttgtcctatggacagactctcccacctcagctgtagatctctgcagttgatccagagtgatcatgggcctcttggctgcatctctgatcagttttctccttgtttgagaagaaagtttggaaggacggccgggtcttggtagatttgcagtggtctgatgctccttccatttcaatatgatggcttgcacagtgctccttgagatgtttaaagcttgggaaatctttttgtatccaaatccggctttaaacttctccacaacagtatctcggacctgcctggtgtgttccttggttttcataatgctctctgcactttaaacagaaccctgagactatcacagagcaggtgcatttatacggagacctgattacacacaggtggattctatttatcatcatcggtcatttaggacaacattggatcattcagagatcctcactgaacttctggagtgagtttgctgcactgaaagtaaaggggccgaataatattgcacgccccacttttcagttttttatttgttaaaaaaagtttaaattatccaataaatgttgttccacttcacgattgtgcaagcataggcggagtttgacttttggggcgaggGGGGGGACCAACATGttgtgatgaccccgaaacgcagtgtcagcaataaaattaactttcagggatatttataataataagttgacaatgagcgttttttgtttcccatcattcttgaggggaattctgaatcaggctgcttaggcaatactattcgccaagatcgtcatccattgactaTAGTATACCcgacggtgtcgtgccaatgtagttgccCAGTAAAAAATTATATCCCCTggacggagccatatggaggtacatttgtgtctttattattcaatcaaaaaaagttgcttcaatcaaagtatatatttacaACCCCAAAAAATTCGCTTCAgtctaaaaaaatgcaaaaataaatttgaaactcaaaaaaacaaaaaatgaaaatgcgtgtgaaagctatttttctttgatctttgttaatttattttttttaattgaagtcaagtatatttttgattgaagcaaattttttgattgaattaatgttgatttgtgatttgtgccacattttggctaggacattttggtctttattattcaatcaaaaaattagttgcttcaaaaaaatattttcaaaaagaaaaatcacttcaatcaaaaagaaaaatttcaatcataagtttttcaatgcgaaaaaatatttgagattgaaaaatttgcatttgaactagggctgtcaaaattgtcgcgttaacggtcgt contains these protein-coding regions:
- the aurkaip1 gene encoding aurora kinase A-interacting protein, yielding MFKLLHRIRLLHKPTFGDILSGCMRPATTAYNSPCSKTPRHYSTAADNRYPPRWVQLEPELDEALVPRKLSVSPLETWLSLRYSLPPLPELALPKQEHSDLLEEKVLPPMGIADFEDGDSPAMPLSCKNDLEIRRRKMNRHKYKKLRKRTKFLRRRVQESRGKKKQKRFEDDLQRIWRRAGLKKAPEGWETPKIFIKQHGNRKN